A portion of the Bombina bombina isolate aBomBom1 chromosome 9, aBomBom1.pri, whole genome shotgun sequence genome contains these proteins:
- the LOC128640492 gene encoding homeobox protein zampogna-like: MSQRSAAHTSFSIQDILQRGCTDIRRMTGKAKGSQLPGKPGESVENVTLYSNRSLNQTESDTQSNLTADFTKEVPSKHFPTQCTENGKREADSETEDLWDDRDQDLAANGSLADTSGENISDSPEDHQKPSKKRSRAAFSHAQVYELERRFNLQRYLSGPERADLAAALKLTETQVKIWFQNRRYKTKRKLIATQQATKLSHAPAKKVAVRVLVRDDQRQYCPDDVLSPSLLSLYQAYQYYPYMYCLPAWAPHVSL; encoded by the exons atgtctcagagaagCGCTGCTCACACCTCATTTTCTATCCAGGACATTTTGCAAAGGGGCTGCACTGACATTAGAAGAATGACAGGGAAAGCCAAGGGATCACAGCTTCCAGGTAAACCTGGAGAATCAGTGGAAAATGTCACATTATATTCAAACAGATCCTTAAACCAGACAGAGAGTGACACCCAAAGCAACCTCACTGCAGACTTCACCAAAGAGGTCCCCAGCAAACACTTTCCCACTCAGTGCACAGAGAATGGGAAACGGGAGGCAGATTCTGAGACTGAGGACTTGTGGGATGACAGAGATCAGGATTTAGCAGCAAATG GGAGCCTGGCAGATACTTCTGGGGAAAATATCAGTGACAGTCCAGAAGATCACCAAAAACCCAGCAAGAAGAGGTCCCGGGCAGCATTCTCTCATGCTCAGGTCTATGAACTGGAGAGAAGGTTTAATCTGCAGAGATACCTGTCTGGTCCGGAGAGAGCAGACCTGGCAGCTGCCCTTAAACTCACTGAGACACAAGTCAAGATATGGTTCCAGAACAGGAGATACAAAACCAAAAGGAAGCTGATTGCCACTCAACAAGCCACTAAGCTATCTCATGCCCCAGCCAAGAAGGTGGCAGTCAGGGTACTGGTGAGAGACGACCAGAGACAGTACTGCCCTGATGATGTGCTCAGCCCTTCCCTCCTCTCCCTGTACCAGGCCTACCAGTATTACCCATACATGTACTGTCTGCCAGCCTGGGCCCCTCACGTATCCCTCTGA